One window of Nitrososphaerota archaeon genomic DNA carries:
- a CDS encoding FMN-binding glutamate synthase family protein: MPERPEKEFWNRDRIEHIRALATTAHAFRLFSDHSGSQRALDRVAFHDVNPIKANEGIAKNKNNHALIKDISSSTKIAYGRIDLDVPLYLGDMSFGALSGIPNIALARAADNAGVLTGTGEGGLHPDVAACKRITVQWASARFGVDINVLNTGMGIVIKIGQGAKPGIGGHLPGPKVTEPISLARRIPSGRDAISPAPHHDIYSIEDLGQRIWALKEATGKPVFVKVGVTNYIPYIASGIARMGADGIIMDGQGAGTGAAPTVVKDNVGLPIDLCVASVDKVLREQGLRKGFTVIAAGMVSSAEDSAKLMALGADVVSIGTGALIAMGCLMVHKCHLGFCPALLTNKIDLSALRKLDLDTAAMWVTNLVLGWKEELQFILRELGLNRAEDLVGRRDLLRGYSMNDETSKVLDIKTESGSYPLIGHMSTRKQYDDESYWTETRRDNLQELAGTRGKGASEAVISSMGTISAPFIGDPRAICDWLRTDGAQVTRPSIDPYREEIETSCYLARGKIRLSNQIIFARLPMEPKSVHALFAQGAYAMGLLFDEDDPTSEILQKYGKRLIVDGNEYLARKIENPPAAFVVNYPGIEGDWEDTIKRLRKKHDNIPIYVRVPASEEMIPKIGLIARKPIVGIIVDLDFSIDGWRTDLEVALSQIDMALREDRVEDEPLRASIDLLAFGSRVRGADDIFKLIALGADAVGITKAALIALGYERSMAQKFDLDKAQARLENLIFGLQKEIKLLAGAAGVSSIHTSMVGNRELLRAIDLDPVVRRKLRVKPGGAP; encoded by the coding sequence ATTCCAGAGCGTCCAGAAAAAGAGTTTTGGAATAGGGACAGGATAGAGCACATCAGAGCACTTGCCACCACGGCTCATGCGTTTAGATTATTCTCTGACCATTCTGGAAGTCAAAGGGCTCTTGACAGAGTAGCATTCCATGATGTCAACCCGATTAAGGCCAATGAAGGAATTGCTAAGAACAAAAACAATCATGCTCTGATAAAGGACATTAGTAGTTCCACAAAAATCGCCTACGGAAGGATAGACCTTGACGTGCCATTATACCTTGGGGACATGTCTTTTGGTGCTCTGAGCGGCATTCCCAATATTGCGCTTGCACGTGCAGCTGACAATGCAGGAGTGCTCACAGGTACAGGAGAAGGAGGACTTCACCCTGATGTTGCTGCCTGCAAAAGGATTACGGTGCAATGGGCTTCTGCACGCTTCGGAGTTGATATCAACGTTCTGAATACTGGTATGGGCATCGTAATCAAAATAGGTCAGGGAGCAAAACCTGGCATAGGAGGCCATTTACCAGGACCCAAGGTCACTGAACCCATTTCACTGGCAAGGAGAATTCCATCAGGGAGAGATGCTATATCCCCAGCTCCTCACCACGACATATATTCAATTGAAGATCTGGGACAGAGAATCTGGGCCCTCAAGGAAGCTACGGGTAAACCGGTGTTTGTCAAGGTTGGTGTAACAAACTATATCCCGTACATAGCTTCAGGAATTGCCAGAATGGGGGCAGACGGAATAATAATGGATGGGCAGGGGGCAGGAACTGGTGCTGCACCTACAGTAGTTAAAGACAATGTAGGTCTGCCGATCGATCTATGCGTTGCGTCTGTTGATAAGGTGCTCAGGGAGCAAGGACTTCGAAAGGGGTTCACCGTGATAGCAGCTGGCATGGTCAGCAGTGCCGAGGATTCAGCAAAGCTCATGGCCCTTGGTGCTGACGTTGTGAGCATAGGTACGGGGGCTCTAATTGCGATGGGCTGCCTAATGGTTCACAAGTGCCATCTTGGCTTCTGCCCAGCACTGCTAACAAATAAGATCGATCTGAGTGCCTTGAGAAAGCTTGACCTTGATACAGCAGCGATGTGGGTCACCAACCTTGTCCTTGGCTGGAAGGAGGAATTGCAGTTCATCTTGAGAGAGCTGGGATTGAACAGGGCAGAAGATTTGGTTGGAAGGAGAGACCTTCTGCGGGGATATTCAATGAACGATGAAACCTCCAAGGTTCTAGACATCAAGACAGAAAGTGGAAGCTACCCTCTAATAGGACACATGTCTACAAGAAAGCAGTACGATGATGAGAGCTATTGGACTGAAACAAGAAGGGACAACCTGCAAGAACTGGCAGGTACCAGAGGTAAAGGAGCTTCAGAGGCAGTAATATCCAGTATGGGGACGATATCAGCGCCATTCATAGGCGATCCTAGGGCAATTTGCGATTGGCTAAGGACTGATGGCGCACAGGTGACAAGGCCTAGCATAGACCCTTATCGAGAAGAAATAGAAACATCGTGTTATTTGGCTAGAGGGAAGATCAGACTTTCCAACCAGATAATCTTCGCTAGACTACCAATGGAACCTAAGAGTGTTCATGCGCTGTTTGCACAGGGAGCTTATGCGATGGGTCTGCTCTTTGATGAAGACGATCCCACAAGCGAAATTCTGCAGAAATATGGGAAACGCCTTATCGTAGATGGAAACGAATACCTTGCAAGAAAAATTGAAAATCCTCCTGCAGCATTTGTCGTAAACTATCCGGGCATTGAAGGCGACTGGGAAGACACGATAAAGCGGCTAAGAAAGAAACATGACAACATTCCCATATACGTTAGGGTTCCTGCATCAGAAGAAATGATTCCGAAAATTGGCCTTATAGCTAGGAAACCCATTGTCGGCATTATAGTAGACTTGGACTTTTCCATAGATGGGTGGAGAACTGACCTTGAAGTGGCACTCTCCCAGATAGATATGGCGCTCAGAGAGGATAGAGTTGAAGATGAACCGCTAAGAGCATCTATTGATCTTTTAGCATTTGGAAGCAGGGTCAGAGGGGCTGATGACATTTTCAAGCTCATCGCATTAGGCGCCGACGCAGTTGGCATCACCAAAGCCGCACTGATAGCACTCGGCTACGAGAGGAGCATGGCGCAAAAGTTCGACCTCGATAAAGCACAGGCACGTCTAGAGAATCTGATATTCGGTCTGCAGAAAGAGATCAAATTACTTGCAGGAGCAGCAGGAGTAAGCAGCATACATACGTCGATGGTGGGTAACAGGGAACTACTAAGGGCCATAGACTTGGATCCCGTTGTTAGAAGGAAGCTTAGAGTTAAGCCAGGAGGCGCGCCATAA
- a CDS encoding site-specific DNA-methyltransferase, with product MKPFFGTDSIQIYNANILALKGIESVDLIITSPPYDVNVKYANYNDGISYDDYLTFTSKWLAKCYRFAKPDGRLCLNIPIDKNKGGQRSVYADITAIAKKIGWRYHTTIIWNEQNISRRTAWGSWLSASAPYVIAPVEAILVLYKERWPKIKKGQSDITRDEFIQWTNGVWTFNGESRKKVGHPAPFPIELPKRCIKLFSFVGDTVFDPFLGSGTTLLACKQAARRGIGVEIDKEYCRLAVERLIGR from the coding sequence ATGAAACCGTTCTTTGGAACTGATTCCATTCAGATCTACAACGCAAACATTCTTGCACTAAAAGGGATTGAAAGTGTAGACCTTATCATTACGTCGCCTCCTTACGATGTGAATGTAAAATATGCCAATTACAATGATGGAATTTCTTATGACGATTATCTGACTTTCACTAGCAAATGGTTGGCCAAATGCTATAGATTTGCAAAGCCTGATGGCAGGCTATGCTTGAACATTCCTATTGACAAGAATAAGGGAGGGCAAAGAAGCGTCTATGCTGACATAACTGCCATAGCGAAGAAAATCGGCTGGCGATATCACACTACGATAATATGGAACGAGCAGAACATTTCAAGACGTACGGCTTGGGGCTCTTGGCTTAGCGCTTCTGCACCTTACGTAATAGCTCCAGTTGAAGCTATTCTGGTGCTGTACAAAGAACGATGGCCGAAAATCAAGAAAGGACAATCGGACATCACTCGTGACGAATTCATACAATGGACTAATGGTGTATGGACTTTTAACGGGGAAAGCAGGAAGAAAGTGGGTCATCCAGCACCATTCCCAATCGAACTTCCGAAAAGGTGCATCAAGCTCTTTAGCTTTGTTGGCGATACAGTATTCGACCCATTTTTGGGCAGCGGAACCACGTTGCTGGCTTGCAAGCAGGCTGCAAGGAGAGGAATAGGTGTTGAAATTGATAAGGAATATTGCAGACTAGCGGTTGAGAGACTTATTGGAAGGTAG
- a CDS encoding winged helix-turn-helix transcriptional regulator — protein MHKLDEQEIKIVKTLIRNPRISDNQIGKQTGVSVRTVNRKRKKLEQEGLLSYYTNLDMSSEGTGQLLARHIYLIKFRLGISQEKIINEVKEEPNVRTIYTEMIYGSHLAEIDGHTALVMIIEGMTDDQINIGFNSKIVPAMEKNHGKGCIEQVQTIRLGRTIRLFHNYLPMVNMSKGFIKSTWSDEAIFVGPSKPKET, from the coding sequence ATGCACAAACTGGACGAACAGGAGATAAAAATTGTAAAGACTCTGATAAGGAATCCTAGGATTTCGGACAACCAGATCGGTAAACAGACTGGAGTGTCGGTTAGAACCGTTAACAGGAAGAGGAAGAAGCTGGAACAAGAAGGACTATTAAGTTATTACACGAACCTTGACATGAGCAGTGAAGGTACTGGACAGCTGCTTGCAAGACATATCTATCTGATAAAGTTCAGACTAGGGATCTCACAGGAGAAGATAATCAACGAAGTGAAGGAAGAACCTAATGTTAGAACCATTTACACCGAAATGATCTACGGGTCGCACCTTGCAGAAATTGATGGGCATACAGCATTGGTCATGATAATAGAAGGGATGACTGATGATCAGATTAACATTGGTTTCAACTCAAAGATAGTCCCAGCTATGGAGAAGAACCACGGCAAGGGTTGCATAGAGCAGGTTCAGACAATAAGGCTAGGTAGAACGATAAGACTCTTCCATAATTACCTTCCAATGGTCAACATGAGCAAGGGCTTCATCAAGAGCACTTGGAGCGACGAAGCCATATTTGTAGGACCTTCAAAGCCTAAAGAAACGTAA
- a CDS encoding NAD-dependent succinate-semialdehyde dehydrogenase, whose protein sequence is MSLIHCINPATEEEMFNYKVASKDDVRGAIARARKAFKRWKGNSPWERSDFLFEAASIIRNRKEEFAMIITEEMGKPIKESIAEVEKCARGLDYYAENGPRFLEDELVLTEAVESYIAFEPLGIVASIMPWNFPMWQPLRFAAPSLMAGNSVILKPSRFVPRSGMALQEVFEEANLPDDCFQSVAGDSSTGEALLDADVDGYSFTGSVDVGIEIGRRAGSRLKKCVLELGGSDPFIVFADADLREAAKHAVIGKFVNGGQSCIASKRFIVVEDVFDEFVEKFLSNTKRLKVGDPLNKNTDIGPLVSKEALQKIEAQVEKARKDGARILCGGRRYGSKGYFYEPTVIVDVKERMQIVNEEVFGPVAPIISAKDEDDAIRIANSTKFGLGASIWTDAEKAKKIVSQIEAGLVTVNNVVVSDPRMPFGGVKNSGIGRELSRYGMLEFVNVKSVRIHE, encoded by the coding sequence ATGTCGTTGATTCACTGTATAAACCCTGCAACTGAAGAAGAAATGTTCAACTATAAAGTTGCTTCAAAAGATGATGTAAGAGGAGCTATAGCAAGGGCAAGGAAAGCCTTCAAAAGATGGAAGGGAAATTCTCCATGGGAAAGGTCTGATTTTCTTTTTGAGGCTGCAAGCATCATCAGGAACAGGAAGGAAGAATTTGCAATGATAATCACGGAAGAAATGGGCAAACCCATCAAAGAATCCATTGCAGAAGTTGAGAAGTGCGCCAGAGGCCTTGATTACTATGCTGAAAACGGGCCGAGGTTCCTTGAAGACGAGCTGGTTCTGACCGAAGCTGTTGAGAGCTATATTGCGTTCGAGCCTCTTGGCATCGTGGCATCGATAATGCCGTGGAACTTTCCAATGTGGCAGCCTTTGCGGTTTGCCGCTCCCAGCTTGATGGCTGGTAATTCTGTCATACTGAAACCTTCACGTTTTGTTCCTCGATCAGGGATGGCACTGCAAGAAGTTTTTGAAGAGGCTAATCTTCCCGATGACTGCTTCCAGAGCGTTGCAGGCGATTCTTCTACTGGTGAGGCCCTGCTAGATGCTGACGTTGATGGCTATTCTTTTACTGGTAGCGTTGATGTCGGAATTGAAATTGGCAGAAGAGCTGGGTCGAGGCTGAAGAAATGTGTCCTCGAACTTGGAGGCAGCGACCCATTCATAGTTTTTGCGGATGCTGATCTAAGGGAAGCGGCCAAACATGCCGTTATTGGAAAATTCGTAAATGGAGGGCAGAGCTGCATAGCATCGAAACGGTTCATAGTTGTTGAAGATGTCTTTGATGAATTTGTGGAAAAGTTCTTGTCCAATACCAAAAGACTGAAGGTCGGAGATCCACTCAACAAGAATACTGACATCGGTCCCTTGGTTTCTAAAGAAGCCCTGCAAAAGATCGAAGCTCAAGTGGAGAAAGCAAGGAAAGATGGAGCTAGAATACTGTGCGGAGGCAGAAGATATGGGAGCAAGGGATACTTCTATGAACCTACCGTCATTGTTGATGTAAAGGAAAGGATGCAGATAGTCAACGAGGAGGTCTTCGGGCCTGTCGCTCCAATAATCTCTGCAAAAGATGAGGATGACGCAATAAGGATAGCGAACTCGACCAAGTTTGGCCTTGGAGCTAGCATCTGGACAGATGCAGAGAAGGCAAAGAAGATAGTTTCTCAGATAGAAGCTGGGCTTGTGACAGTCAACAATGTTGTAGTTTCTGACCCCAGAATGCCTTTTGGAGGGGTAAAGAATAGCGGAATTGGCAGAGAATTGTCAAGGTATGGCATGCTAGAATTTGTCAATGTAAAATCTGTCAGAATACATGAATAG
- a CDS encoding cytidylate kinase-like family protein, with protein sequence MRQVITVSREIGTDGDIVAKRVAEELGFNHLDRKLLGAQAQRLGINIYEAEVCDISEDDYRIRGLVESIFSDTKIITVVESPSIGSSLVQTARTLNEETCINIEGTIIKELAKKGRLVVVGRGGQALLKDFPDTLHAKIIAPYEYRVRKLMNDKKIGIIEAAKIIKERDAATAQYLRRFYKVDWNDNQHYSIIINMARFSVPQAVSCITKLASSE encoded by the coding sequence ATGAGACAGGTCATAACCGTCTCAAGGGAAATAGGGACCGATGGTGACATAGTCGCAAAAAGGGTTGCAGAAGAGCTAGGTTTTAACCATCTTGACAGAAAACTTCTAGGTGCGCAGGCCCAAAGACTAGGGATAAACATCTATGAGGCAGAAGTGTGCGATATCTCTGAGGACGACTATAGGATAAGAGGTCTTGTCGAATCGATATTCTCAGACACAAAAATAATCACAGTTGTGGAATCTCCATCTATCGGCTCTAGTCTGGTTCAGACTGCAAGAACCCTTAACGAGGAGACCTGCATAAACATAGAGGGCACAATCATCAAGGAACTAGCGAAGAAAGGAAGGCTCGTTGTAGTAGGAAGAGGCGGGCAGGCATTACTAAAGGACTTCCCTGACACACTACATGCAAAAATTATTGCGCCATATGAGTACCGAGTCAGGAAATTAATGAACGACAAAAAAATTGGCATAATAGAGGCAGCAAAGATAATCAAAGAAAGGGATGCTGCCACGGCTCAATACCTTCGGAGGTTCTACAAGGTGGACTGGAATGACAATCAACACTATTCCATAATTATCAACATGGCAAGGTTTTCAGTCCCACAAGCAGTCTCCTGCATTACCAAGTTGGCTAGCTCTGAGTAA
- the msrA gene encoding peptide-methionine (S)-S-oxide reductase MsrA, producing MEKATFGAGCFWHVEDAFMRLKGVKHTMVGYMGGSMKNPTYEDVCTDMTGHVEVVQVEYDPSQVSYKELLGVFWSIHDPTTINRQGPDIGTQYRSVIFVHNKNQEAAAKASKKKLQSSDKYKRDIVTAIEPASEFHKAEEYHQQYYEKQRCLRIQH from the coding sequence ATGGAGAAGGCTACATTTGGTGCTGGTTGTTTCTGGCATGTTGAAGATGCCTTCATGCGATTAAAAGGAGTGAAACATACTATGGTGGGCTACATGGGCGGTTCAATGAAGAATCCAACTTATGAAGATGTTTGTACGGACATGACCGGCCATGTTGAAGTAGTCCAAGTTGAATACGATCCATCGCAGGTTTCCTATAAGGAGCTACTGGGCGTCTTCTGGTCCATACATGATCCAACTACGATTAACAGGCAAGGGCCAGATATCGGTACCCAATATAGATCGGTAATATTCGTGCATAACAAGAATCAGGAGGCTGCTGCTAAAGCTTCAAAAAAGAAACTCCAATCTTCAGATAAATACAAGAGGGATATTGTAACTGCAATAGAGCCGGCTTCAGAATTCCATAAGGCCGAAGAGTATCATCAGCAGTATTACGAGAAGCAAAGGTGTCTACGCATACAGCATTAA
- the infB gene encoding translation initiation factor IF-2, giving the protein MSQEELRQPIVVVLGHVDSGKTSLLDKIRGTAVQAREHGGITQHIGASFFPLDLLKEICGPTLGKNVQIKIPGLLVIDTPGHEVFSNLRSRGGSAADIAILVVDIMKGFEQQTYESVEILKKKKVPFVVALNKLDTLPGWKTTSKKSLSEELQRMDKAVSNILDTKIYDVVGALSRAGFVSEAFFRVKNFTKEIGIVPASAKTGQGIPELISVLVGLTQQYLARKLIAKRDSAKGIVLEVKEEPGLGQTANIILIDGILRTHSNIVSAKKDGAVVMKVKAMFMPKPLDEMRDPRDRFTPVEQVVAAAGVKITTPDLEGTLPGSPIIGISEDESPQNAIEQVNSEIKGVFVETDQLGVVVKSDAIGSLEAIVEILKGKKVQIRRADIGPVSRRDVVEASLVAGDDRYLGVILAFGIKIFDDAKDEALAKGVRIFSDQVIYSLIDTYTDWVEKEKEAESKAELSQITYPCKFKLMKGMVFRRSNPAVFGVEILSGKLQKKAVVINSKGEKVGEIEQIQDKNTSLQEAVAGSEVAVSMDKVIIGRTILEGETLFTLPADKHVRILREKYKDVMAPDELKTFEEILDLRRKVAPLYGF; this is encoded by the coding sequence ATGAGCCAAGAAGAGCTGCGACAACCCATAGTGGTAGTGCTGGGTCATGTAGACTCTGGCAAAACCTCCCTGCTGGACAAGATTAGGGGTACAGCAGTTCAAGCTAGAGAGCATGGAGGAATAACGCAGCACATTGGTGCAAGTTTCTTCCCGCTAGATCTGCTGAAGGAAATCTGCGGCCCAACGTTAGGCAAAAATGTCCAGATCAAGATTCCTGGCCTGCTTGTAATTGACACGCCGGGACACGAAGTCTTCTCGAACCTTAGGAGCAGAGGAGGTTCAGCGGCAGATATTGCAATTCTTGTCGTGGATATTATGAAGGGCTTTGAGCAGCAGACCTACGAAAGTGTAGAGATTCTCAAGAAGAAAAAAGTTCCCTTCGTAGTCGCACTGAACAAGCTTGACACGCTACCGGGCTGGAAAACTACATCAAAGAAATCGTTGTCCGAAGAGCTGCAACGCATGGACAAAGCTGTCAGCAACATACTTGATACGAAGATTTACGATGTTGTCGGCGCATTATCAAGGGCAGGTTTTGTATCAGAAGCTTTCTTCAGGGTAAAGAACTTCACAAAAGAAATTGGAATTGTGCCAGCCAGTGCAAAGACTGGCCAGGGAATACCTGAACTGATATCAGTATTGGTAGGGCTTACCCAGCAGTACCTTGCACGGAAGCTCATCGCAAAGAGAGACAGTGCTAAAGGCATTGTGCTCGAAGTAAAAGAAGAACCGGGGTTAGGGCAGACTGCAAACATAATTCTGATTGATGGAATCTTGCGGACTCATAGCAATATTGTATCTGCAAAGAAGGACGGTGCGGTAGTTATGAAGGTCAAGGCTATGTTCATGCCGAAACCTCTGGATGAGATGAGAGACCCTCGCGATAGGTTCACCCCTGTAGAGCAAGTAGTTGCTGCTGCAGGAGTCAAAATTACAACGCCTGACCTTGAAGGAACTCTGCCAGGATCGCCAATAATAGGAATTTCTGAAGACGAGAGCCCGCAGAATGCGATAGAGCAGGTCAATTCTGAGATCAAGGGAGTCTTCGTAGAAACTGACCAATTGGGAGTAGTCGTAAAGTCTGATGCTATAGGTTCTCTAGAAGCCATAGTTGAAATTTTGAAGGGAAAAAAGGTGCAGATAAGACGTGCAGACATCGGACCAGTTTCTAGAAGAGATGTGGTAGAAGCATCGCTTGTTGCAGGAGATGATAGATATCTTGGAGTAATACTCGCTTTTGGCATTAAAATATTCGACGATGCAAAGGATGAAGCGCTCGCGAAGGGTGTAAGAATCTTCTCCGACCAAGTGATCTACAGTCTTATTGACACATATACGGACTGGGTAGAAAAAGAGAAAGAAGCTGAATCAAAGGCAGAGCTCTCTCAAATAACTTATCCCTGCAAGTTCAAGCTTATGAAAGGAATGGTATTCAGGAGGAGCAATCCTGCTGTCTTTGGCGTCGAAATCCTGAGCGGGAAACTGCAGAAGAAGGCAGTCGTGATAAACTCCAAAGGCGAGAAAGTTGGGGAAATTGAGCAGATTCAGGACAAAAATACATCACTTCAGGAAGCGGTTGCAGGAAGCGAAGTTGCAGTATCAATGGATAAAGTCATAATCGGAAGAACCATACTTGAAGGAGAGACTCTTTTTACGTTACCTGCGGACAAACACGTAAGAATCCTGCGTGAAAAATACAAGGATGTAATGGCACCGGACGAGCTTAAAACATTCGAAGAAATACTAGATCTGAGGAGGAAGGTCGCGCCTCTGTACGGATTTTAA
- a CDS encoding GYD domain-containing protein — translation MAYFIRLVRFTPEGLRELKQFRERRMQFLETCKKLGISVVAEYITSGAYDVVTILEAHNLDTILQLNAITGSKGRTTGITLSAITAKDFERVADSINV, via the coding sequence ATGGCATACTTTATCCGCCTTGTTAGGTTCACGCCAGAAGGCTTGCGAGAGCTAAAACAATTTCGAGAAAGACGCATGCAGTTCTTAGAAACCTGTAAAAAGCTCGGCATATCAGTCGTTGCTGAATACATAACAAGCGGTGCTTATGATGTGGTGACTATACTCGAAGCACATAACCTCGATACTATACTGCAGCTTAACGCGATAACCGGCTCTAAGGGCAGAACAACTGGTATTACACTCTCTGCAATTACGGCAAAGGACTTCGAAAGGGTAGCAGATTCTATTAACGTTTAG
- a CDS encoding glutamate synthase — MNLFPDTDPYVKDDCGVFGVIRKENSSQIPSSVAVKAIECVRFRGSPFGAGFANFYTDGGKKNQYNVRAFVDGNETARMMKKRLESYRGITIDSEDHRRFSDKAFGIWNAKVDSTSDRTLALAINKINAEVLAEGVIKGRIFSFGKHVEVYKEVGYPIDVAKQYGLLENEAFGDMWIAHTRQPTNSPGAFPIWSHPFASFETAIVHNGDISSFGANLQFLKSRGVGSLVGTDSEVIAYIIDHLVRVRGLTMQQVGLILSNPYEYYIDIVGGRSLASSIRKLALAYRGSQLDGPFTVIAGYCDGDDNYMLGLIDRSKFRPIIVGEDDERIYMASEECQIRRLSPDARIWTPEPGRYVLASMKKGIIESGRSDREYFFPSSGSALVSISQERTVSELINANGIDYHELNKIILNRLGSDGKEVHVVNVSGQRYMGVNMLAGSKLVIYGTPGNCLGNFNNGGEIVVHGNGEDDIGDAMYSGKIVIHGDARDVMGQALQGGSIFVRGNAGNRAVIQMREYRDRKPYVIIGGRVDDYFGEYMAGGVAVVLGLGAFDKHHNGQPVGNFVATGMLGGEIYIRGEVRKNSLGLVPPKIDVLNYLEFQMIEGRLDSEVFKRIAANDEISMDYLKAELPSELVAKVARFYEGKYTLPLSVEYRELSDNDKKLLEPKLREFFTEFKLSESILQKVLKSKFTRITPRAKVPAPEAPPPQAEE; from the coding sequence ATGAACCTCTTCCCAGATACAGATCCCTATGTAAAGGATGACTGTGGGGTATTCGGTGTCATTAGGAAGGAGAACTCATCACAAATTCCGAGCAGTGTTGCGGTGAAGGCGATAGAGTGCGTAAGGTTTAGGGGCAGTCCCTTTGGAGCTGGATTCGCAAATTTTTACACTGATGGAGGGAAGAAAAACCAGTACAACGTTAGGGCTTTTGTCGATGGGAATGAAACTGCTCGTATGATGAAGAAGAGACTTGAGAGCTACAGAGGGATAACGATAGACTCTGAAGATCATAGAAGGTTTAGTGACAAAGCCTTTGGGATATGGAATGCTAAGGTCGACAGTACCTCTGACAGAACACTTGCTCTGGCAATCAACAAGATCAATGCAGAAGTTCTTGCCGAGGGTGTAATAAAAGGAAGGATATTCTCCTTCGGTAAGCATGTTGAAGTCTATAAAGAGGTCGGCTATCCGATAGATGTTGCCAAGCAGTACGGGCTACTCGAAAATGAAGCCTTTGGTGATATGTGGATCGCGCACACAAGACAGCCTACTAACTCTCCTGGCGCATTTCCAATATGGTCGCACCCCTTTGCATCTTTCGAAACAGCGATAGTACATAATGGTGATATCAGTTCTTTCGGAGCCAACCTACAATTCCTGAAGTCAAGAGGAGTAGGAAGCCTTGTAGGCACGGACAGTGAGGTCATTGCATACATAATTGATCATCTTGTTAGAGTAAGGGGACTAACGATGCAGCAGGTAGGCTTGATACTCTCTAATCCCTACGAGTACTACATAGACATAGTGGGTGGCAGATCGCTCGCATCTAGTATAAGGAAACTGGCACTTGCATACAGAGGATCGCAACTCGATGGGCCTTTCACGGTTATAGCAGGATACTGCGATGGAGACGATAACTACATGCTCGGGCTTATCGACAGGTCAAAATTCAGGCCGATCATAGTCGGAGAAGATGACGAGAGGATATATATGGCAAGCGAAGAGTGCCAAATAAGGAGGTTATCTCCTGATGCCAGAATATGGACACCTGAACCAGGCCGATACGTGTTAGCATCAATGAAAAAGGGAATAATCGAGAGTGGAAGGTCTGACAGAGAATATTTCTTTCCTTCTTCGGGTTCTGCTCTGGTTTCCATATCGCAGGAGCGAACCGTGTCCGAGCTTATAAACGCAAATGGTATAGACTACCATGAGTTAAACAAGATAATCCTGAACAGGTTGGGATCTGATGGGAAAGAAGTCCATGTTGTAAATGTTAGCGGTCAGAGATACATGGGAGTCAATATGCTAGCTGGCAGTAAGCTGGTAATCTACGGGACGCCGGGGAACTGCTTGGGGAATTTCAATAATGGAGGAGAAATCGTAGTACATGGAAATGGGGAAGACGACATAGGAGATGCGATGTATTCTGGCAAGATTGTGATCCATGGAGACGCTAGAGATGTGATGGGACAAGCTCTGCAGGGAGGCTCAATTTTTGTAAGAGGAAATGCAGGTAACAGGGCTGTAATACAAATGAGGGAATACAGGGATAGAAAGCCATATGTGATCATTGGAGGCAGGGTCGATGACTACTTTGGAGAGTATATGGCTGGTGGCGTTGCGGTGGTTCTAGGTCTAGGCGCTTTTGACAAGCACCATAACGGGCAGCCGGTTGGAAACTTTGTTGCAACTGGCATGCTTGGAGGCGAGATATACATCCGAGGGGAAGTCCGAAAGAATTCTTTAGGTCTGGTGCCTCCAAAGATTGACGTTCTTAACTATCTCGAGTTCCAGATGATAGAAGGGAGGCTGGACTCGGAAGTCTTCAAACGCATAGCAGCAAACGACGAAATATCAATGGACTATCTCAAGGCAGAGTTGCCATCGGAACTTGTAGCTAAAGTTGCAAGGTTTTACGAAGGAAAGTATACGCTCCCTTTGAGCGTAGAATATAGGGAATTATCTGATAACGACAAGAAACTGCTTGAACCAAAGCTCAGAGAATTCTTCACCGAGTTCAAACTTTCTGAGAGTATTCTCCAGAAGGTTCTTAAATCGAAATTTACCAGAATAACCCCCAGAGCGAAAGTTCCTGCACCTGAAGCCCCTCCCCCGCAGGCAGAAGAGTAA